The following are encoded together in the Macadamia integrifolia cultivar HAES 741 chromosome 10, SCU_Mint_v3, whole genome shotgun sequence genome:
- the LOC122092317 gene encoding (3S,6E)-nerolidol synthase 1-like, producing MAFPCSISSLSTQNGIPKRKLITTQIHVSSTTAPHPHMSFAYKYNEAATIQSLNLVSEPSPDYMDDGLRIKHVEKCMETRFTFYQLEDPLESMIMIDALQRLGIDYHFEHDIKTLLDKHSGSLSLASSPFRDQNLHDVALHFRLLRQAGYWIPTDVFRSFKDKKGHFKVELSEDIRGMMSLYEASYLGLMEEEILNEAHDYASMHLNASLMNLQPQLATAVKDTLENPYHMSLAKFQSKRFLKSFHGTYGWMGLLQQLWKMDFNIVQSIHRHELLQVFEWWRKLGLSQELKFARNQPLKWYMWPMMVLPDPKFSDVRIDMTKIISLVYVIDDIFDVRGTLDELVLFTEAINRWEPTEIERLPNYMKICFRVLDEITSEISDKVLREHGWNPINSLRKAWGSLCDAFLVEAKWFASKQQVPKAKEYLENGVVSSGVHVALLHGFFLLGEGITKETVDCMEKSPGPALMSCPATILRLWDDLGSAKNEKQDGHDGSYLECYLKEHKGYSTESARANVFRLISDAWKQLNEETLSWNSLAPSLTRVSLNSARMVSVMYGYDDNQRLPALEECIKSLLHESIPL from the exons ATGGCCTTCCCTTGTTCCATTTCATCCCTTTCTACACAAAATGGAATTCCAAAAAGGAAGCTGATCACCACCCAAATTCATGTTTCCAGTACTACTGCTCCTCATCCTCACATGTCTTTTGCCTACAAATACAATGAAGCAGCCACCATCCAATCCCTCAACCTTGTCTCTGAACCCTCCCCTGACTATATG GATGATGGGCTTCGGATTAAGCACGTAGAGAAGTGCATGGAAACTAGGTTTACTTTCTACCAACTCGAAGATCCATTAGAGAGTATGATCATGATTGATGCTCTGCAACGCCTGGGCATCGATTATCACTTCGAACACGATATCAAAACCCTCCTAGACAAGCATTCTGGAAGCCTTAGTTTAGCCTCTTCCCCTTTTCGAGACCAAAATTTGCATGACGTTGCACTTCACTTCCGATTGTTGAGGCAAGCTGGTTATTGGAttcctacag ATGTGTTTAGAAGCTTTAAGGATAAGAAGGGACACTTCAAAGTAGAACTAAGTGAAGACATAAGAGGAATGATGAGCTTATATGAAGCTTCGTACCTCGGActaatggaagaagagattctCAATGAAGCTCATGACTATGCTAGCATGCACCTTAATGCTTCTTTGATGAATCTCCAACCGCAATTAGCTACAGCCGTAAAAGATACCCTAGAGAATCCATATCACATGAGCTTGGCTAAATTCCAAAGCAAACGTTTTCTCAAAAGTTTTCATGGCACATATGGATGGATGGGTCTCTTACAACAACTTTGGAAGATGGATTTTAATATCGTCCAATCCATTCATCGACATGAGCTCCTTCAGGTTTTTGA GTGGTGGAGAAAATTGGGTTTATCACAAGAGCTAAAATTTGCTAGAAACCAACCTCTAAAATGGTACATGTGGCCTATGATGGTCCTCCCGGATCCAAAGTTCTCAGATGTTAGAATCGATATGACAAAAATCATCTCACTTGTTTACGTGATAGATGACATTTTTGACGTTCGAGGGACATTGGATGAACTTGTTCTCTTCACCGAGGCCATCAACAG ATGGGAACCTACTGAGATCGAGCGATTACCAAACTACATGAAAATCTGTTTCAGGGTTCTTGACGAAATCACTAGTGAAATTTCTGATAAGGTCCTCAGAGAACATGGTTGGAACCCCATAAACTCACTGAGGAAGGCG TGGGGTAGTCTCTGTGATGCGTTTCTGGTGGAAGCAAAATGGTTTGCTTCAAAGCAGCAAGTGCCCAAGGCGAAGGAATACCTGGAGAATGGGGTGGTGAGCTCAGGAGTGCATGTGGCATTACTTCatggtttctttctcttggGTGAAGGTATAACTAAGGAGACTGTAGATTGTATGGAAAAGAGTCCAGGGCCAGCTCTTATGTCTTGCCCTGCCACAATTCTTCGTCTATGGGATGACTTGGGAAGTgcaaag AATGAGAAGCAAGATGGACATGATGGGTCATATTTGGAGTGTTATTTGAAGGAACATAAGGGTTATTCAACTGAGAGTGCAAGAGCAAATGTTTTCCGTTTGATTTCAGATGCATGGAAGCAACTCAATGAGGAAACCCTATCATGGAACTCTTTAGCACCCTCTCTTACGAGGGTCTCGCTTAATTCTGCAAGGATGGTCAGTGTGATGTATGGTTATGATGACAATCAACGTCTTCCAGCTCTTGAAGAGTGTATCAAGTCATTGCTCCATGAGAGTATTCCTTTGTAG